The DNA segment GCCACAATTCGTGCTGCGCGTCGGCCGGCACGTCGGCGAGATACTGATCGCCGCGTTCGGCGACGAAGTTCGGCTGCGTCACCACGGTCACGCCGAGGCCGACGAGGTCGCCGACGCAGTCGTCGGGCACCACGGCGGCGTGCTCGATGCGGTCCCCCGGGCGTACACCCGCGACGCGCAGCGCGGCGATCGTGACGACCAGCTGCGCGGCGGTGACGCAGTGCACCGCGACCGGTACACCCCCGGCGTGCGTGTCGGTGATCCAGTCCGTCAGCTCGTCGAGGTCGAGTCCGTCGTCGTGCAGGATCCGCTTACCCGGGGCGAGGACGTGGAGGCGCTGGAGGACCTCGCCTTCGAGATGCGCGTCGAGACCCGGTGTGGCGTCGGTGACCCCGGTCACCCCGTAACGCGCCAGCCGCCTGCTGAGCCGGTCCAGCGGCACGTCCCGGCGTTCGGCCGTCCAGCCCGGATCGGCGCTGTGCAGTGTGCCGTCGGGATGGTCGCTGCGCCCCAGGCGCGCCAGCCCGGCCGAGTTGACCGTCCACACCACGCCGCTGCGGTGCTGTACCCGCACGGGCACCGCGGGGCACAGCGCGTCGAGCGCCGCGCGGTCCAGCGGCCCGGCGACCGCCTCGTGGTAGCCCACGGCTCGGATCCACCCGTCGTCGCCCGGTATCGCGTCGGCCAGTGCGCGCACCAGACCGTCGCGGTCTCCCACGTCGCCGGGTCCGACCCGCACCGAATCAAGGGCCGCCGCCGCGGCGAGCAGGTGGACGTGGTGGTCGTGCAGCCCGGGGATCACCGTCTGGCCCGCGGCGTCGAGGACCGTCTCCCCACGCTCGGGCGCCAGCGTCGCCGCGACGTCGGCGATGCGGTCCCGCAGACGGATGTCGACCCGTGAGCCGTCGAGCAGCGTGGCGCGTTGAATCAACATGGTGCCGAACGGCTTTCGAGCAGACGACGTACCGCGGCATTGTCGGCGCCCAGGCCGGACGCCGGTGCGCGAGGGGCGGGCCGGTGCGGTGTCACATCGACGGTGCCCTCGTCGGGCAGGGCGGCGTAGCTCGCTGCGACGCCCGCCATCGACACCGCGAGCAGCTCACCGCCGCCTCGGCGCAGCGCCTCGAAGACCGCGTGGGCCGCCGTGAGCCCGGTCAGCGGGTCCGCGATCGCGTCGCCCAGGAAATGCGGCGCGTCACCCGTACCGCCGACCAGACCGCCCGCCACCGCGGCGTCGTCCCCGAACGCAACCCATTCGGCGCGCTCACCCGTCGTGCCGTATCCGGTGATGCGCACCCAGACCCGTCCGTCGCGTGCGGGAATCGTGTCCGGCCCCAGACCCCGTCGCGCCAACGCGGCCGGCCGCGATCCCTCGATCACCACATCGGCCGCGGCGAGCAGCGCGCGCAATTCGCCTGGGTTGTCGAAATCCAAAGTGACACAGTGCTTCCCGCTGTTCACCCAGTCGAAGAACTCAGGCGACCCGCCGCGGGTCCCGTCGGGACGTGTCGGGCTCTCGACCTTCACCACGGTCGCCCCGGCACCGGCCAGCATGCGGCCGCACAACGGTCCGGCCCACATCGACGCGAGCTCGACGACCAGCAGGTCCGCCCATGTGCGCGGCGCGGCCGGCGGGCCGAGTGGCGTGCCGTCGGGCTGCGCCGGCGAGGTCTCGGCGAGCACCGCGGCGGGCATCCCCAACAGGCGCGCACGGGCGACGGCGGTGTCCGCATCCCGGTTCGTCAGCCAATCCGCGATGGCCGGCCACGGGTCCGTGCCGACGTCGTCGCCCTCGAGCAGGGCGGGCACGGCCGCGACGTCATCGGGCCGGGACAGCGTGAGCGCGCACCACGCGTCGCGCGCCCGCAGTAGCCGCGACGCCCCGCCTGCCGAGACCTGCCCCGGCTGCGGCAGGCCGAGCAGTGCGGCCCGTCCGGTCAGCAGTTCGGGGATGTCCACGTCGACGGGCAGCGCCGCCGCCAGGCGTCCGGCGTGCGCGAGCACCGCGGCCGGAATCGCGAACACACTCACCGCGCCATTGTCCCGCGAGCAGACACAGACTCGCGTCCGGAGCTGCCCAAGCACGCGATTCTCTGTCTGCTACGCGCGCAGGATGCGCTCGCGGGCCTGGGGCGCACACCGTTGGAACCACGACTCGGCCGCGGCGGGAGTGGTCTGCTCGCGGGGAAACGGCGGCGAGCGAGCTCAGAAGTGGAGCGCGGAGAACTTCCAGTCCAGCACCTGGCGGTCCTGGTCGCCGCCGACGGCGTACACCAGCGACCGCAGGTGGAGCACCCCGCCGCGGCCATCGGGCAGCGGCGTCACGGCCTCGACGTGCAGCCGGCTGTAGAGGGTGTCGCCCTCGTGCACCGGGCCGGTGTGATCGCAGGACTCCCACGCCAGCACCGTCGCCAGATCGGGCAGCAGCCGGGTGGCCTGTGCCAGCGCCAGCCCGATGGTGTGCCCGCCGTACACCAGGCGCCGGCCGCCTCCGACCCGCGAATCATGGTGTGCGGCGGCGATGTTGAGCGTGAGGCGCGCGAGTTCCGGCGCGCTGGTCACCACGTCGGCGGTGCTGTGAAGCACCGCACCCGCGAGCCGGGAATCGAGTGCCGACGACGGCACGCGCGTCCGGTAGGCGTCGGCGTCCCAGTCCGCCGCCGGATCCGGGACCGGGTTGTCCGTGCCGATCGTCGACAGGTCGTCGGCGTGTCCCGTGTCGGCGGCGCCGTCGCGCAGCGGCAGCATCGCGCAGCGGTGAAAGTCCAGCACGAGACGGCCGAGTTGATCGACGGTCGTCATTCGCAGCGCGGCCAGACCGGTCGGTGCGCGTCCCGGTTTGGCCGAGTTCTGTTTCAGCCCCACGACTTCGGTGCGGGTGAACAGGCTGTCGCCCAGGACGGGATAGCGGTGAAACGCCAGGCCGCGGTAGAAGAGGTTGGCCTTCACCCGCTGGGTCACCACCGTCGACTGGCCGATCGCGACGTCGCACACCAGGCCGGGATGCGCCAGCGGCGCCGTCGCGCCCGTCACCGCCGCGGCGAGCTCGGCGTCGAGTGCCAGGCGCAGCCGGTCGCCGAGGATCGACTGGTGCACGGCGGCCGCGCCGGCCGTCAGCGTCATCGACGGCGCGGTGTCGAACGCCTGGCCCACCGCGAGATCGTCGAAGTAAGGTCCGCCGGCGATATGGCCGTACAAAGTCACGGCCCGATGCTGACAGTGCACGATCGGCTGTGTCAATATGGCCGTACATTTGCGAGGAGTTCCATGAGCAGCCAGTTGAGTGCAGAAGAGACCATGCTGGTCGAAACGGTCCGCGCGTTCGTGGACCGCGACGTCAAGCCCTCGGTGCGCGAGGTCGAACACGCCAACGACTATCCGGGGGCGTGGATCGAGCAGATGAAGCGCATCGGCATCTACGGGCTGGCGGTCCCCGAGGAGTACGGCGGCTCGCCGGTGTCGACGCCCTGCTACGTCGAGGTCACCCAGGAGCTCTCCCGCGGCTGGATGAGCCTGGCGGGCGCGATGGGCGGGCACACCGTCGTCGCGAAACTGCTCACACTGTTCGGCACCGAGGACCAGAAGCGGGCGTACCTGCCCGGGATGGCCAGCGGCGAGATCCGGGCGACCATGGCGCTGACGGAGCCGGGAGGCGGCTCTGACCTGCAGAACATGAGCACCACGGCGCTGCCGTCCGACGGTGACGGTCTGGTCGTCAACGGATCGAAGACGTGGATCAGCAACGCGCGCAGGTCGGGTCTGATCGCGCTGCTGTGCAAGACCGACCCGTCCGCGACGCCTCGGCACCGGGGTATCTCGGTGGTGCTCGTCGAACAGGGCACGACGGGGCTGTCCGTGTCGCGGGATCTGCCCAAACTCGGCTACAAGGGCGTGGAGAGCTGCGAGCTCATCTTCGACGACTGCCGGGTGCCGGCGACGGCGATTCTCGGCGGGGAGCCCGGCCGGGGCTTCGCGCAGATGATGAAGGGGCTGGAGACGGGCCGCATCCAGGTGGCCTCGCGGGCGCTGGGGGTGGCGACGGCCGCGCTCGAGGACGCGCTGCGCTACGCCCAGGACCGGGAGAGCTTCGGTCAGCCGATCTGGAAGCACCAGTCGATCGGGAACTACCTGGCCGACATGGCGACCAAGCTGACCGCGGCGCGACAGCTGACCCGGTACGCCGCCGAGCGGTACGACAGCGGGGAGCGCGCCGACATGGAGGCTGGGATGGCCAAACTGTTCGCCTCCGAGGTCGCGATGGAGATCGCGCTCAACGCGGTCCGGATCCACGGCGGATACGGTTACTCCACCGAATTCGACGTCGAGCGCTACTTCCGCGACGCCCCGCTGATGATTGTCGGTGAGGGCACCAACGAGATCCAGCGCAACGTGATCGCCGCCCAGCTGGTCGCCCGGGGCGGGATCTAGGAGCCCGCGATCAAACCCGAGCCGGCCTACCAGCTGCTGCGCGACCGCCTGCGCGGCGAGATCGCGGCCGGCCGCTACCGGGACGGCACGCGGCTGCCGACCGAGACCGAACTCGTTGCGCAGCACGGGTTGTCGCGCCAGACGGTGCGGCGGGCTTTTCAGGACCTCGTAGCCGAAGGGGTGGTGTACCGGGTCCCGGGGCGGGGCACCTACGCGCGGGAGTCCGGGCGGTACCTCCGTCAGCTGGGTTCCATCGAGGACCTGATGAGCCTGTCCCAGGACACCACGATGGAGGTGGTGCGCGGGGTCGGGCGCCGGGTCGACGTGGCGGCGGCCAGCCGGTTGCGGCTCGACGACGACGTCGTCCACACCGTGGTGTTCCGCCGCCTGCACGGTGCATCCGGCCACGGGGTGCCCTTCGTGGCGACGACGGTGCACCTGCCGCCGTCGATCGCCCGCCACGTCGACGGGGACCCCGCGCTGCAGACCGGTGCGGTCAGCACCCACACCGTGATCGGGCTGCTCGAACCGCATCTGGCTGAGCCCATTGCCGAAGCGGCGCAGTCGATCACGGTCGCGCCGGCCGACGATGCGGTCGCCTCGGCGGTGGGCTGTCCGCAGGGACACGCGATGCTGCGCGTCGACCGCCTGTACTCGGACAGTGCGGGCAGGCCCGTCGAGTTGTCGGTCAGCCACTTCCTGCCCGAGCAGTACACCTACCGGGTGACGTTGCGCCGCTCGAGCTGACCGGTGACTGACGTATTCCTTGACAGGAATATGTCAAGGGTCGTACGTTCGGAGGCATGCAGGCGACGGTCTTCGGGGCACTGGCAGAACCGAGCCGCCTCAGGATCGTCGAGCTGCTGCGCGTCGGACCGAAGTCGGTCGGCGAGATCGCCGACGAACTGGGCATCCGCCAGCCGCAGGTGAGCAAACACCTTCGGGTGCTTGGCGATTCCGGCCTCGTCGCCGGGGAATCCCTGGCCCGACGGCGGATCTACCACCTCGAGGCGGAACCCTTCGCCGAAATCGGCCGCTGGGTCGAATCCTTCGAACGCCTCTGGGAGGCCCGGCTCGACTCGCTGGGCGACTATCTCGACTCCATGACCCGCGAAAGGAAGCCCGATGGCCACCGAGAACGCGAGTGACCGCGACGCCGGCATCAGCGCGGTGACCGACAAGATCGCCGAACTGCCCGCGTACCGCGATGTCGCGGCACGGTTGCACGAGGTGATCATGGCGGCCGGTCCCGACCTCAAACCGCGCCTCTGGTACGGGATGCCGGGATACGCGCGATCGAAGAGCAGCCCGGTGCTCTGCTTCTTCCGGGTCGACGCCGACGACTACGTCTCGTTCGGCCTCACCGAGAAGGCCAACCTCGCCCCTGACGAGGGCGCCTCGCACAAGCTCATCGGATCAGCCTGGTTTCTCACCGAACTCGACCAGGCCACCGAGGCACGGATCGCCGAGATCGTCACGCGAGCCGTCGCCTGACTCGCCACAGGAGGAACCGCGATGATTCTGCAATTGTTCACCAAGCCCAAAGAACTCGACCTCGAGCGGACGTACCGCGCTCCCCTCACCACGGTGTGGGACGCGTGGACCCGGCCGGAGGTGCTCCGGCAGTGGTGGGGTCCGGAGAAGACGCTGGTCCCCGAATGCCGAATCGATCTGCGCGTCGGTGGCGAGATCTACATCGTCATGGAGGCCGGCGCGGAGATGGGCAGGTACCAGGGCACGCGCTGGCCGATGGCGGGGACGCTCACCCGCGTGGAAGCGCCGTCCCGGCTGTCCTACGAGGCCCGGTCGTGGACCGAGGGGGAGGAAGCGACCTCGACCATCGTGCACACCAACGACATCACCCTCACCGAAGACCAGGGCATGACGACCGTCAGGCTCCATGTGTCGATCACCCAGATCGGCTCCAAGGCCAAGATGGCCGCGTTCGGGATGAAGTGGGGCTACAAGCAGCAGCTCGCCAAGCTCGGCAAAC comes from the Mycolicibacterium litorale genome and includes:
- a CDS encoding amidohydrolase family protein, which produces MLIQRATLLDGSRVDIRLRDRIADVAATLAPERGETVLDAAGQTVIPGLHDHHVHLLAAAAALDSVRVGPGDVGDRDGLVRALADAIPGDDGWIRAVGYHEAVAGPLDRAALDALCPAVPVRVQHRSGVVWTVNSAGLARLGRSDHPDGTLHSADPGWTAERRDVPLDRLSRRLARYGVTGVTDATPGLDAHLEGEVLQRLHVLAPGKRILHDDGLDLDELTDWITDTHAGGVPVAVHCVTAAQLVVTIAALRVAGVRPGDRIEHAAVVPDDCVGDLVGLGVTVVTQPNFVAERGDQYLADVPADAQHELWRVASLLRAGVPLAFSTDTPFGDGDPWAVMRAAVQRRTPSGAILGPREKIDSATAFALFHGSADAPTAPRTVALGQPADLCVVEGTPRDVLADLDGDRVRTTIIAGRTV
- a CDS encoding CoA transferase — protein: MSVFAIPAAVLAHAGRLAAALPVDVDIPELLTGRAALLGLPQPGQVSAGGASRLLRARDAWCALTLSRPDDVAAVPALLEGDDVGTDPWPAIADWLTNRDADTAVARARLLGMPAAVLAETSPAQPDGTPLGPPAAPRTWADLLVVELASMWAGPLCGRMLAGAGATVVKVESPTRPDGTRGGSPEFFDWVNSGKHCVTLDFDNPGELRALLAAADVVIEGSRPAALARRGLGPDTIPARDGRVWVRITGYGTTGERAEWVAFGDDAAVAGGLVGGTGDAPHFLGDAIADPLTGLTAAHAVFEALRRGGGELLAVSMAGVAASYAALPDEGTVDVTPHRPAPRAPASGLGADNAAVRRLLESRSAPC
- a CDS encoding hotdog family protein, translated to MTLYGHIAGGPYFDDLAVGQAFDTAPSMTLTAGAAAVHQSILGDRLRLALDAELAAAVTGATAPLAHPGLVCDVAIGQSTVVTQRVKANLFYRGLAFHRYPVLGDSLFTRTEVVGLKQNSAKPGRAPTGLAALRMTTVDQLGRLVLDFHRCAMLPLRDGAADTGHADDLSTIGTDNPVPDPAADWDADAYRTRVPSSALDSRLAGAVLHSTADVVTSAPELARLTLNIAAAHHDSRVGGGRRLVYGGHTIGLALAQATRLLPDLATVLAWESCDHTGPVHEGDTLYSRLHVEAVTPLPDGRGGVLHLRSLVYAVGGDQDRQVLDWKFSALHF
- a CDS encoding acyl-CoA dehydrogenase family protein, producing the protein MSSQLSAEETMLVETVRAFVDRDVKPSVREVEHANDYPGAWIEQMKRIGIYGLAVPEEYGGSPVSTPCYVEVTQELSRGWMSLAGAMGGHTVVAKLLTLFGTEDQKRAYLPGMASGEIRATMALTEPGGGSDLQNMSTTALPSDGDGLVVNGSKTWISNARRSGLIALLCKTDPSATPRHRGISVVLVEQGTTGLSVSRDLPKLGYKGVESCELIFDDCRVPATAILGGEPGRGFAQMMKGLETGRIQVASRALGVATAALEDALRYAQDRESFGQPIWKHQSIGNYLADMATKLTAARQLTRYAAERYDSGERADMEAGMAKLFASEVAMEIALNAVRIHGGYGYSTEFDVERYFRDAPLMIVGEGTNEIQRNVIAAQLVARGGI
- a CDS encoding GntR family transcriptional regulator; protein product: MKPEPAYQLLRDRLRGEIAAGRYRDGTRLPTETELVAQHGLSRQTVRRAFQDLVAEGVVYRVPGRGTYARESGRYLRQLGSIEDLMSLSQDTTMEVVRGVGRRVDVAAASRLRLDDDVVHTVVFRRLHGASGHGVPFVATTVHLPPSIARHVDGDPALQTGAVSTHTVIGLLEPHLAEPIAEAAQSITVAPADDAVASAVGCPQGHAMLRVDRLYSDSAGRPVELSVSHFLPEQYTYRVTLRRSS
- a CDS encoding ArsR/SmtB family transcription factor, with product MQATVFGALAEPSRLRIVELLRVGPKSVGEIADELGIRQPQVSKHLRVLGDSGLVAGESLARRRIYHLEAEPFAEIGRWVESFERLWEARLDSLGDYLDSMTRERKPDGHRERE
- a CDS encoding DUF1801 domain-containing protein; this encodes MATENASDRDAGISAVTDKIAELPAYRDVAARLHEVIMAAGPDLKPRLWYGMPGYARSKSSPVLCFFRVDADDYVSFGLTEKANLAPDEGASHKLIGSAWFLTELDQATEARIAEIVTRAVA
- a CDS encoding SRPBCC family protein, which gives rise to MILQLFTKPKELDLERTYRAPLTTVWDAWTRPEVLRQWWGPEKTLVPECRIDLRVGGEIYIVMEAGAEMGRYQGTRWPMAGTLTRVEAPSRLSYEARSWTEGEEATSTIVHTNDITLTEDQGMTTVRLHVSITQIGSKAKMAAFGMKWGYKQQLAKLGKHLEAHT